The Manihot esculenta cultivar AM560-2 chromosome 8, M.esculenta_v8, whole genome shotgun sequence genomic interval GTACAAAAATTATTGTGCATGATATTGCTACGAGTTTGATGTTCATCTACTACAGCAGGAGAGACTCGGGTTGTATTGTAACGATCAAATTGGTATCTGAAGCTGGTTTTATGTCAATTGAGTGTGCAATAAATTCTGCAATTGTATATAATGATTTGAATGGTACAAAATTTGATTTACCATGGGATATTAAGACCACAATAGCAGCCATTATAGAAATATTCTCTCATCtctattatttctttttctatatATCTCACGTCAGTTTAACATATTTATAAATACAGTTGCTAAACTTTATTTTCGAGACTTACTTTCTTCATATTGACTATTATATCAATTATAAGATTTAGTAGTTTTATTGTAGTTATATTTTACTGtaatacaattttattttgtacattaaaaaaaataaatagtttattcTTAATTGAAAATCAACATGTCAAGCAAAAATTATTCTATGAAATTAATGGTGTATGAAACTTTTTTAacgaataaaaaaatcataaaaaaaaaacaaattaaagagAGAAGAAACTCTTTCTTTAAGGTAAAAAAGAATGGAAGAATTTTGTGTCTTCTCAATAGTAGCCATTGAAAACTAATGGCAAGTTTATTTTGGAAGTTGGATTATTACGACAaaacattgaaaaaaaaatgtgtagtataaattaaaaatatttttcacgttTTCTTTATTTGGATTgcttaaaaaaattagttaatataaaatatttttatataattaaaaaaattaaattatttaaaaaaattaaattatttaaaaaaattaatttcctttttttaaaaaattatttttcatattttaagaatattattaaatcttttatataaatttgctaatatattttattttaaattaacatcaaataataaaaaataaattattttattaaaaaatatttttcataaattatttatatatggaATTCCAATCTTGGTCCATGGTTTTCGAAAACAAACCCAAGATGGATTAATTAAAGATACAAattcgacaaaaaaaaaaatattaaagaaacaaataaaaatattcccaacaaaaaaaaaacgtgGAAGCTTACTATTAGCCACGTTAGATGACCTAAAACAAATGCCATCAAGGTGTAAGTAACACGATATTTACATTGGTCAATGGTTCTACTTTTAGACAAGTCACTGCCTAACTTTGTTCCTTTGTCCCTATCAAAACAAGAAAGTATTGCTTCTGTTCTCACTGGAGGCGGAAGAAGGCTGCCTAGATGGAGGTCTCGACGGTGTCGCCACCGCGTGAGAAGAAAGACCCTCCATCACTAACTCATCTGAGACATCCATGCCTGTAGACCTGGGGTTTCCAAGTCTTTGGAAAAGCAAATCGCCATGAGCAGGAGAAGCTCCGGTGGTGTTATTTCCCAATGAAAACATATACGATGGTTGGATTTGCTGTTGATATTGGAGATGGTAACCCGCTGCAGATGGAACCATAACTGCACTAGGGTTAACCTGGGCTTGACGTTGGTTCAGTGAAAAACCAAAGCTTGGTGCATTAAGCTGTGATCCTGAAGCAAAAGGAGGACTAGGGCCACCAGTAAACTGCTGGACCAAAGCCCGAAAATTCGTAGTATCTGTGTTAAGTAACGTTGTAGGAGTTCTTCTGGAAGCTCTAGACCGTCTGCGCACAGGCTTGGATACACGACCTTCAGGGCTCAAATGGCCGCCACCACCGTTTGGTGAGGTAGAATTGCCAGTACCACCCATTAATGAGGTAGGGACACTGGCAGCCGCGGCGGAGGTGACAGATGTGGCGGCGGGGACATCAGAAGCACCACCGTCACAGCCGAACATGGTTGCAGAAAGATTTTGCTGGTGGTAGAATTGGCCCCAGTCACTAGGTAATGACATGGTTGGGTTAGAACTTGGAAGGGAAGAAGGTTATGCAAGGGATGAGATATTTATGGAGGGTTGGACGTGGTCAAAGAGATGACCGAAGGAGAAATCTTGGCCGTCGATTACGATGATCCAATTAATAAAGTGGCACGTGAGTTGGATCACGTGAGTGTGAGGGTTCTGGAAGGTCTTCAATCGTACAGTTGCATGGTTCCTGGAAGCAACGAAGGGAGGGTAAGGCCGTAAGGAGGCTTATCATGGTGACGTCATCGTCAAAGTGGCCACCTCGGCGTTAGACTTTTGTGGTGGTAGCTGGTAGGTGACATTAGGCGACTTGGGAATTTGGAAGTCTTCAAAATGtacatatattaattataaattttaattttaatatcagaaattaattttataaataaaaatatttatattactatAGTCTTTAACTCGCATTTTTTCAAAGAATAAGATACttcatgaaaaaaaattcaattttaaaatttagtttatttaaatttaatatataattttgttaaaaaattaatatataatataatgataataaaatataacgataaataaaaattatattttaaatctttaaataaataataaatcaatttattatataaaataatttaattactactaaaatatttttatcattaacatatatttttatacataatattgatattattatatataaaataatcctaattaaaaaattttaaaagaatactAGGTAAAATAATCTAAATATTCTTATAAATCCACATTtatactctaaatttttaattttaaccataaactcaaattaattctaaataaaatctaaatttggtaccaatatttattttttaaaattattttttaatgacctattaaattaaaaatctattCACGTTTATATTATAAGCcagcaattttaatttttttatttcatatatcatactacataaaattatttattaaaaatatatatgttaacatatttatttttaaaatattaaatttttaataataaaattaaatttttattaatttatcataattataatcataaaagctaaattaaatttaaaaaattaataataaattataatataatcgatccttaaaattttatttaacaataaaatagTTAGTGAAATACATATTTTTTCAACAACATCCttttttattaatcttattattatttacttctatttttatttttatatattatatatattgcaaattaataaaaatttaaaatataaaaaaaattatatactaaaatatattatatttcattttatataatattattcatATGACATaccataaattaataaattaatatatattacaaatttatttattatatatatgaacaaaataaaatattaaatatctcGAAAAATATCGTTAAGAGATATGagtctttataaaaattataaaaggatTATTTTATGGGCTAAATcagattatattttattttatttaaaaatattttaatatataatattttatataatgaaaatttatttgtaataattatttatttaatataatatatttaatataatattatatattttattaatataaaattttaaaaattatattataatttatcattaaatttttcatattcaattttgttcttttaattataattataataaataaactgctttcagaaaaaaattataataaattaacaaaaatttaatttaattatttaaaatttaaatttttgaatttaaatataaattaacataaatatttaaaattttttattcaataaatttttttaaaaaaataattttatgtggTATGATAAATAgactaaaaaaattttttttgtcaaaattaaTGCAGACTAAtgcttaaaattaaagtaaatatgaaaaaattaactttattgtttaaaattttaaattttaaatataaatataaaaaattgtaaacttttaaattattttatctaatagacctttattaactaaaatttgagtatattgcaaaaaaataatcctaatattttcacaacatcacatttaaattttaacttttaaattttacacaATTAATCCATATTTGTTATTGGTCACGATTAaacctaaattaaaatttctaaagTCTTATTTGAAAAGACTAATTTTGAtagaatttaaaagaaatatattttttttaatttttatatttgacaAAATTAATAATGTAAGAATTCACTCCTATTGAATTTTTATgagaatttgattttgaattaaagcTAAGcccttattgtaatacccggctagactccgataccggaattcctactgtccggtgggatctcggatgtcggagatctctatgagggtaaaatcatgtttttgtaaaatgttttcatgttttaatggttttaagtatgaaattaaatgagtttttgcatgaaaagtccttggaggaaaacccaggttcagccgccgaaagtcaagttcggccgccgaacatgcatgcgttttggaggcacgttaggcccccgaaagcatgagtgaggaaagtccaggttcggccgccgaaactcaagttcggccgccgaacatggcatgcatgcggaggcacattcggcccccgaacgtggcctggccagccacctataaaagggtcccttaggtccgcacgagcgagcttttctcccctgttgtcggccaaggtgagtctccgccacccctccctcgatcttgagtgttttccttagatcttccatgattttcacgggttttaacttctgttttgaagatctgtgagtaaagagcaagttttgggtacttggaggttcaaagagctcaatctctccatctccaagctaggatcgcctttcctctcgtttcttcaagaggtaagctcggatccacccttgttatgtgttttaaacaagcattaagttgttttatgggtagagatgcatgtttaggcttgttgatgagtttatgggttttgatgttttgatgcaatgtatgttgatttttgtgtgtttgaagtgttgtagttggggtatatgctagtttgagacccctaggtgtaatgtatgatatgtatgcatgttttagaactagtttatgcatgatttgaggttttgggaggcaagaggttcatttgaaccaagtttctgcccatttgggagaaaccaggtttggcagccgaaggaactttcggccgccgaacccccttgtggaggcagcattcggctgccgaagcttgcccccgaaagaagactttcggatctgtctgggaggttcggccgccgaaggtgccgtcgaacctgcctgactttcggctctggagggactttcggccgccgaacctgccaccgaaagtgccctgttcagccatttcttgcatgtttttatgtgatattttcatgatgttttagggggtttttggggagtattttagagttatgttcaagtatgtttggtccctcatttgagtccacctgtgtagattcggacccgaggaatcgaggaccccagcagtgagtccagctgcttcggtgttgtcagagtcagccagaggtgagtggaactaaactcaatcttttaaattaaatgttttatcatgtttcatgcatcatgattatgcaatagggtgattgcattagtttccacgaatatgccgcattgcatcatgtgttgttgatgtgggtgaatgttggatgacccaattagtccatgacaggaagaccaggaccccattctacggcctggcacggaaatgaaagaccaggaccccattctacggcctggcacgattgtggactcgaaggccaggagcccagaggaggccctggaataatggtaagtaatgtatgtatgacaggaagaccaggaccccatgctacggcctggcactatgttagcttggactaattggtgacaagttcacccaacccttatgtgaattgtttgtgttatgatgcattccatttgagcatagtgttaatgtgatttactagctctactcactgggcttttagctcacccctctccctttacccccaggcttgcaggtacggtatagtgcgggagtccggatagagtaaagaagtcatgcttatgtaatagctagcaatggacatgatcaaattgaaatgtaaaagtacagtatagttatgtaatgaggtttatggatgttagtgtgtgcttgaccatagaatgttgtatccctttttatacatgatcttggttattttatgtcacttatgtaaaccaactcagcatatgttttgtcacccattggggacactgacgagatcccacagagggatcaatgttatgttaatgttatgcacaggttgagtttggttgatgttcatggaaagaaaagttttaatttttatgcatgttgttgatcatgtatgggattatacaggtttacaggttttatgtcaggcttgctacgggtcccggcggccttaagtcgacccggatcctagcgccggtagcggtccgattttcgagtcgttacagaatggtatcagagccctaggttcatatggtcggacctagagtgtcgggctcatagatgttatagaaggtcaagcacaataggaaaagatcatgtccactaggataggatgtggagtcctgtcttgcatgatgatgtgaaatgccatgataatatgcatgtgcattaatgatatgctatgatatgtgatgtatgtaatgcgggttcatgtgtgcccacatgaaccatatgatgctaatgttgcttgtgatgtgcactgtttttcagaaaacaggatgagaggaactcgtcgatcagcaagattgactggagtaccacctgaggatgagggcatgagcgcccgtcctccagcattgcctagggcaatgtctagtaggtctaacagagaaagagctgcaagagaccctagaaggtcgttggatctgggtagaagcagatcagtcagaggaacagttcagggaggaatgtctgagagcatgggggatgagatggatgtagagcagaggagggatggcagtctgggagttagcatgtcagaggaaggtatgggagagtcccaaggaggcactcaggcctcgggatttgtacagccacctcactacccacacttctcacaacatcccgggtattcgatgggaggtacatcggattaccctagtttcaccccttatcccacacagatgccatacccaccatactacccaccatactctcagtacccaatgtatccacctccaccctactatccaaattcagcaaaccctacctccgaaaatgttgcaccacctccaccacctgcagaaccagcagccccagttgttcagccacctagacctagctcagccagtgggagcaaggttaagatgaccgactacatgaaattgggtgctcctcagtatgaaaaaggggatgacccatttgtgtatcttgaaagggttaaagtaatcacaaatgagattggagctgatgacagtagagccattcagatggccgggttcacgcttaagtgcaagaaggcacgggagtggttcaagaattatgtgaacccgagagtggacagcatgacttgggaagagtttgcaaacgagtttgcaggatgggcttttcccgatagttcaagggagctgaagatgatagagtttgaacagttgaggcagacggatgaaatgagtgtggaggagtacaccgacagatttatggagctgttgcctttttctggacagagtctggatacagattcgaagaggtcaaggaggtatgtcatgaaactccattccaggtattcctccttgattcagtcagtggacagggagagcttccatgccatagtagatatggccaggaaaatggaggccagtgccatcgttcaggggatagttaagcagtcagtggcacagtcttccggttctaaaactccgggtgggggaagattagatccctctaccctgagtgcagcagcttcaggcagtaagagatggggtaagcccaagggtaagaagaacaagttctggaataaagtcaagtccagtctgggatttgggagtggctcaagctctggtgcggataatgcagtttgtgcgaggtgtggtaagccacacaggggagtatgtcggttttgGACGaatgcctgtttcagatgtggtcaggagggacatatggctcgagattgtccaagagcagtcccgatggctcagtcccagcagacagcttcaagcAGTGTGgcgcaaccagcagctccagccatgactcaggccagtggcagaggcagagggagaggggcagcctcttcttcagcaggtttcagaggtgaaggtccatcagctccggcacggatcttcacaatgacacagcaggaggcagatgcatctaacaccgtggtggcaggtaacttaattattggttgttcagatgtgtatgccttgatggaccctggtgcatctcattcttttattgctccgagagccgtggggaggttaggtctgatgacttctgggttagagtgtcctctctgggtcagtggacccaagtgtgatccatctgtggcagagtcagtctgccagtgtagtcctatgtttgttgagggaagatgcttgtccgccgacctagtagttctagatttgacagatttcgacgtcattctagggatggactggttatctacccatggtactacctttgtaacagcccggaaaccgaactgccaccggcactaggatccagatcgacttaaggtcgtcgggacccgtagtaagcctgctatcctgtctgtatacctgtgacatcccatacatgatcatacatttgctgtaaaaacataaaacttttcttcattctcaggcttaacctgtgcatgcacattctCTGTTCTATActcatccctactagagctcctcatggctctaggcggatcacactcataatgttaagcctggttttgctcataaacatacaacaatatatgtaaacataaactgatcatgtgaaaagaacaagggattacaactcttatagtcaagcaccattctatacactatacataaaccttatctctttacatttacatgtccacactagctattacaagactctgtactcttcctgtaccctgctgagttctctctgatctctgaacctgcaccactgaagttaggggagagggatgagctacgatagcccagtgagtagaataggcaaatataggtgataaaacatgctctcatggaatgcaacacagaatcacatcacctcggccggacggatcaaaactccctctatctcatctggggtaccggagtaccatgtgcctggtccccgtagggctgttccaggtctttatgcctggtcctcgtaaggctgttccaggtctttcctctgagggctaatgaatcctcacgaagtccgtgccgtctcacataagcaatgtacaaggagcaatgccaagtacaaggataaatgcaatgcatcatctttgtgtacactaatgcactcaccctaaagcatattcatgatgcatgaagcatgataaaatatcagttctcatattaaaacattaagttaaattccactcacctggttatctctgaactgactctgcaggttctgacactggactcactgctgacctccctgattcctctggtccgtacctacacaggtggactcaaatgagggactaaactcactcaagaacatctctacgaaactccccaaaacccctctaaacaatcctcaaaccatcacataaaacatgcaaaagaaagctggacagggcactttcggcggcaggttcggcggccgaaaccccactccagagacgaaactcatgcatgttcggcggcaccttcggcggccgaaggtctcgtccagagacgaaactcacacactttcggcggccgaactccctctttcggcggccgaaatccctttctaaaccgaaagcctagctttcgggggcaacctttggcagccgaactgcctccacaaagggttcggcggccgaaccttccttcggcggccgaacctggttttgcccgaagggcagaaccctgctctgtttcatgcaaactttgcccaaaaacctaccaacatgcatatcaactactcccaactagcatatacacatatatatgcacaaaggggtctaaatctaccctaaaaccccaagcaaatatagcacataacacttaaacatgctggaacaccacaaatcaccaaaaaccacacctaaacctaaacatgcaaactacccatacaaacttcataaaacctgtcaaaatcatcaaagaagctcaggatcttcacttacctcttacacaacttgaggatgaaggatcctaacgtggagatatgaagaaaagctcttccaaagctccaagcttcaaaacttacttcttttgctcaaaaccttcataagtcaccaaaactcttaaaactcttgaaagatttgatgaaaatcatggaaaataggaaagtcaacgtaggagaggctgaaactcacctctggctgcaagtggaggagaaataacctccttccaccgacccttggcccttttataggtggctggccagaccaccttcggcagccgaacgtgaagccgcaaccatgcaatgttcggcggccgaaagtgaccttcggcggccgaacctttgcatttctcccttgttgtttttctttcaaaactcaagtctttggaacatgaaaacaagtgaaaataccttgaaaaacatatgcatgacccttctcgagggttccgacacccgagattccaccggactacaggaagtccgatgccggactcgagccgggtattacattctcccccccttaagaacattcgtccccgaatgtccctaacacaacataaacacatagaaaaggggaaaactaaccttaaaacagatatgggtattgctggagcatggactcccgagtctcccaagtgcactcttctaggttgtggtggttccacagaacttttaccattggtatctccttgtttctcagctttctgatctgggtgtcaaggatccgcactggctgttctacataggtgagatcacttaagatttccacctcaggttcactaagaaccttctctggatctgacacaaattttctcaacatagaaacatggaataccgggtgaattcgttccatagaagccggtaaatctagcttatacgatacaggcccgatcttctgcaagatctcaaagggaccaatgtaccgtggggccagtttacccttctttccaaaccgaactactcccttcatcggagacaccttaagcaataccatatccccctcctggaattctatctgcttcctacggatgtctgcataacttttctgtctgcttacagctgttctgatccgctctctaatgataggcactaacttgctggttatctcaactaactctggccctgcaagagttttctctcctacctcttcccagcaaacaggtgttcggcacttcctcccatacaaagcttcataaggggccatccctatgctagcatgatggctgttgttgtaggcaaactccaccagaggtagatgctgcctccaagaaccgccaaagtctaacacacacattctcaacatatcttcaatggtctggatggttctctctgactgaccgtctgtctgtggatggaaagcagtgctgaaatccaaccttgtgcccatttcattttgcagactccgccaaaacctggaggtgaactgaggtcctcgatctgatacgatcgacactggaactccatgcaaccttactatctcgtctacatacacctgcgccaacttgtccacagagtagttactcctgactggaatgaagtgagcagatttagtgagtctatccacaatcacccatatggagtctagtctgttagacgtcgccggtaaccccactacaaaatccatagctatgttctcccatttccattctggaatcggcagtgggttaagcattccagccggcttctggtgctctagcttcaccctttgacatgtctcgcaggctgacacgaactgtgccacttctctcttcattgctggccaccaatacacccttctcagatcttgatacatcttggtggctcccgggtgaatgctatacctcgcattatgagcttccctcataatgtctgccttcaaactgctatcatctggtacacataacctcttaccgtgccgaagaatcccctcactatcaaatctgaactctgcactgttgcccgactgaacagtcctggcaatcttcactaactcggggtcttcgtgctgtttcagagccacttgctctagaaacactggtgtcactctcatctgtgcgagcaaaacacctgtaccagataactgcaactgtaacccttcttccacgagcttgtagaaatccttcaccaccggtcttctctctactgcaatgtgggataaactgccaagtgactttcggcttaaggcatcagctacaacattagccttgccggatgatactggatcttacaatcgtaatcactgagcaattctacccaccgtctctgcctcaagtttaactctctctgacttaagatgtgctgcaggctcttatgatccgtatagatctcacattttaccccatagaggtaatgcctccacatcttaagtgcaaagataac includes:
- the LOC110608129 gene encoding VQ motif-containing protein 22, whose protein sequence is MSLPSDWGQFYHQQNLSATMFGCDGGASDVPAATSVTSAAAASVPTSLMGGTGNSTSPNGGGGHLSPEGRVSKPVRRRSRASRRTPTTLLNTDTTNFRALVQQFTGGPSPPFASGSQLNAPSFGFSLNQRQAQVNPSAVMVPSAAGYHLQYQQQIQPSYMFSLGNNTTGASPAHGDLLFQRLGNPRSTGMDVSDELVMEGLSSHAVATPSRPPSRQPSSASSENRSNTFLF